The segment CACGCCGAGGAGTGAACCGATCTCCTCCAGCGTCATCTCCTCGCCGTCGTCGAGGCCGTAGTAGAGGACGAGGATCTTCCGCTCGCGCTCGGTGAGGTAGCGCTCGAACATCTTCTCGAGGAACTCCCGGCGCGCCTGGTCCTCGACATCCTCCTCGATATCCGCGTCGTCCATCCCGGAGAAACGCTCCCCGAACGACGCGCTGTCGCGGTCGGACTTGTCGAGCGGCGCGTCGAGGCTGAGTTCGGCGGAGGCCACGCGCCGCAGCGCGCGCACCGTCTCCACCGGCTCCTCCATCTCCTCGGCGATCTCACGGTCCGTCGGCGAGCGCCCCAGCTTCTGCGTGAGCGCCGTCTCCGTCCGGGAGAGCTTGACGAGGTTGGAGTTCTGGTTCAGCGGGATGCGCACGGAGCGGGTCTGTTCGGCCAGCGCCTGCAGCACCGTCTGCCGAATCCACCACACCGCGTAGGAGATGAACTTCACGCCCTTGTCGGGATCGAACTTCTTGACGGCCTTGAGCAGACCCTCGTTCCCGATGCAGACGAGTTCGGCCAGGTTGAGCCCCCGGCCCTGGTACTTCTTCACATACGAGATCACGAAGCGCAGGTTCGCCGTGACGAGCCGCTCCGCCGCGTGACGGTCGCCGGCCCTCGCCTTCCGCGCGATCTCCCGCTCGATCTGCGGGTTCTCGATGAGCGGATAGCGCTCCACGTCCTGCAGATACTGGTCGAACGAGTCGAGCGCGTGCGTGTCGAAGAACATGCGTCGGCTGGTAGCCGTCTTCGCCATATGAAATCCGAATCCTGACCCGGGTCGGTTGTTGAAAACCAGCGCCGCGGGGTGGGCCAACCGGCACTCCGCCCCGCCACGGTTCGATCCGATCGCTCTTGATACAAACTTGAAATGATAGAGAAAATCGGAGCGAACCGCACGTTTTTCCGACTGCTTCTACCCCGGACCCCCCGCTCGGGCTCCCTCGCCGCCCCGGCCCGAAGCCGCGGCCGCCATGCGTTCCCGGCGCCGCAGGCGGAGGAGATACCAGCACAGCGTGACCCAGGTGATGCCGTATCCGGCGCCGATGAACAGCCAGTGTTCGTTCATGCCCGGTTCACCCTTCCTCCGGTCCCGACAGTTCGAGTTCGAGTTCCGTTGCAGCCAGCCGGTATCGCCGCAGCCACAGGTAGGCGAACGCGAGCGCGTACGCGACGAACCCGAGCAGCATCACGAGTCCGTACGCGCTCCACATGGACTGTGGGGACGACGGCGGCTGGTGCAGGCTCCGCCACCAGAACACCGACAGGTACACGATCGGGACCTGGACGAACGCGATGAGACCGATCACGGCCGCCCAGCGCGCGCGCCGGTCCGGGTCCTCCGCCATCGACCGCACGACGAGGTATCCCGTGTAGATGGGTACGAGGAGCGCCG is part of the Candidatus Palauibacter soopunensis genome and harbors:
- a CDS encoding RNA polymerase sigma factor RpoD/SigA — its product is MAKTATSRRMFFDTHALDSFDQYLQDVERYPLIENPQIEREIARKARAGDRHAAERLVTANLRFVISYVKKYQGRGLNLAELVCIGNEGLLKAVKKFDPDKGVKFISYAVWWIRQTVLQALAEQTRSVRIPLNQNSNLVKLSRTETALTQKLGRSPTDREIAEEMEEPVETVRALRRVASAELSLDAPLDKSDRDSASFGERFSGMDDADIEEDVEDQARREFLEKMFERYLTERERKILVLYYGLDDGEEMTLEEIGSLLGVTRERIRQIRNRAFDKLRASPDGEALEGFWRATA